A portion of the Burkholderia sp. GAS332 genome contains these proteins:
- a CDS encoding Signal transduction histidine kinase, with translation MADQGTHRQITRRPWRRVLYVLIWLTALAAPAGAIGYLLYANLLNPRTTEQLTGQYDGFYWDAAQLQIAYARFENQLLLYQSGVDDDYQRLMLRYQLLQSKLHVMAGSTRRLTTQLALLQRQMDEIQSIDHVLGEIQPEVDALPKDRSQANRIVEELRQHWNEVNDLALSRRFADVADREAMNRDFIDKRRMLFAGGLLLLLLSAAATTLLVFNGRRRTRLMHQQHAALDAEHQASQAAREASLAKDAFLGMISHELRTPLHAIVSSIELLGFNYHSEADRKVIQRLETAGRHLEAQMKDLTDYARLGAGKLELRHEHFEPRELLASIVDEHAMSAASRGLKLESEASGMNGLVDSDPHRIRQIVNNLVTNAIRYTETGTVRVQLRQRPAVLIFVVSDTGPGVPHAQIPLIFQEFTQLDASRTRRFEGAGMGLAIVQGLVRLFGGTVEVASTVGEGTTFTVTIPVTPVTASAPSGVAAHTEPGGARPCVLIVDDNRLIRESLSEMIAHMDFDAHAVSNADDALAWLDARRCDVVLLDLHMPDRDGYTFLADFAARGGPSSGVPVIVVSAYAPQADSAGNAGGDGREAGSAPFFDALLKPVHYEELRSALQRALASRHTA, from the coding sequence ATGGCAGATCAAGGCACTCATCGTCAAATAACGCGCCGCCCCTGGCGTCGTGTCCTCTATGTGCTGATCTGGCTGACCGCGCTCGCGGCGCCAGCCGGTGCAATCGGCTATCTGTTGTACGCGAACCTGCTCAATCCGCGCACCACCGAACAGCTGACCGGTCAGTACGACGGCTTCTACTGGGACGCCGCGCAACTGCAGATTGCCTACGCGCGTTTCGAAAACCAGTTGCTGCTGTATCAATCCGGCGTCGACGACGACTATCAGCGGCTCATGCTGCGTTACCAGTTGCTGCAATCGAAGCTGCACGTGATGGCCGGTTCGACACGTCGGCTGACTACGCAACTCGCGCTGCTGCAACGGCAAATGGACGAGATCCAGTCGATCGATCATGTGCTGGGCGAGATTCAGCCTGAGGTGGATGCCTTGCCGAAGGACCGCAGCCAAGCCAATCGGATCGTCGAGGAATTGCGCCAGCACTGGAATGAGGTCAACGATCTCGCGTTGAGCCGCCGTTTCGCCGACGTGGCCGACCGTGAGGCGATGAACCGCGATTTCATCGACAAACGCCGCATGCTGTTCGCGGGCGGCCTGCTGCTGCTGTTATTGTCGGCGGCCGCGACCACGTTGCTGGTGTTCAACGGCCGGCGCCGCACCCGTCTGATGCATCAGCAGCACGCGGCGCTCGACGCGGAGCACCAGGCGAGCCAGGCGGCGCGCGAGGCGAGCCTCGCGAAGGACGCGTTTCTCGGCATGATCAGCCATGAACTGCGCACGCCCTTGCATGCGATCGTGTCATCGATCGAATTGCTGGGCTTCAACTATCACTCCGAGGCCGATCGCAAGGTCATTCAGCGGCTCGAAACCGCAGGACGCCATCTGGAAGCCCAGATGAAAGACCTGACCGACTACGCACGCCTCGGCGCCGGCAAGCTCGAACTGCGTCACGAGCATTTCGAGCCGCGCGAACTGCTGGCGTCGATCGTCGACGAACACGCGATGTCGGCCGCCTCGCGCGGCCTCAAGCTGGAAAGCGAGGCGAGCGGCATGAACGGCCTCGTCGATTCCGATCCACACCGGATTCGCCAGATCGTCAACAACCTGGTCACCAACGCGATCCGTTACACCGAAACCGGCACGGTGCGCGTGCAACTGAGGCAGCGGCCGGCGGTGCTGATCTTCGTCGTCAGCGATACGGGACCGGGCGTGCCGCACGCGCAGATTCCGCTGATCTTCCAGGAGTTCACGCAACTGGACGCGTCGCGCACGCGCCGCTTCGAGGGGGCGGGGATGGGACTCGCGATCGTGCAGGGACTGGTCAGGCTGTTCGGCGGCACCGTCGAGGTGGCGAGCACGGTGGGTGAGGGCACCACCTTTACCGTGACGATCCCGGTCACGCCGGTCACGGCAAGCGCGCCGTCCGGCGTGGCGGCGCACACCGAACCGGGCGGCGCGCGCCCGTGCGTGCTGATCGTCGACGACAACCGCCTGATTCGCGAGTCGCTCAGCGAAATGATCGCGCACATGGATTTCGACGCGCACGCCGTCTCCAACGCCGACGACGCGCTCGCGTGGCTCGACGCGCGTCGCTGTGACGTGGTGTTGCTCGATCTGCATATGCCGGATCGCGACGGTTATACGTTCCTCGCGGATTTCGCGGCACGCGGGGGGCCGTCGTCGGGTGTCCCGGTGATCGTGGTGAGCGCGTATGCGCCGCAGGCCGATAGTGCGGGCAATGCGGGAGGGGACGGCAGAGAAGCCGGCTCGGCGCCGTTTTTCGACGCGTTATTAAAGCCAGTACATTACGAGGAACTGCGCAGCGCGTTGCAGCGTGCTTTGGCTTCGCGCCATACGGCGTGA
- a CDS encoding Hypoxanthine phosphoribosyltransferase, whose product MNKPVLPLTYEQLDHWIESLQPALLAEGFTLAIGILRGGAPLALMVSHAAGTPVAFLRYDRQSRTVAWDSTLPIPPAGSKVLLCEDIAGRGFTLTDCIAFLQQHGLDVRTLTAAVDDLSRTQPDYAIDARGYFALFPWERQAYTERYREDWERVEAGTAPAMADDHEYATYAIDLDGILLPDVPLARYDEDLAAALAERDALLPFEVLPGIDLQRVRTIITGRPELDRARTEAWLARHGFGHMQLVMRTPGTHDESPAGAAAHKAAAALRGGVTHFVESDPVQALLIAQQAPLLRVIWWDALTQTGMLVGARAWT is encoded by the coding sequence ATGAACAAGCCGGTTTTGCCCCTGACGTACGAACAACTCGATCACTGGATCGAATCGCTGCAACCCGCCTTGCTGGCGGAGGGTTTCACGCTGGCGATCGGTATTCTGCGTGGCGGCGCGCCGCTTGCGCTGATGGTGTCGCACGCGGCCGGCACGCCGGTCGCCTTCCTGCGTTACGACCGTCAGTCGCGCACGGTCGCCTGGGATTCGACGCTGCCGATCCCGCCCGCGGGTTCGAAAGTGCTACTGTGCGAGGACATCGCGGGGCGCGGCTTTACGCTGACCGATTGCATCGCCTTCCTTCAGCAGCATGGCCTCGACGTCAGGACGCTGACCGCCGCCGTCGACGACCTGAGCCGCACGCAACCCGACTATGCGATCGATGCCCGCGGCTACTTCGCGCTGTTTCCGTGGGAGCGCCAGGCCTACACCGAGCGTTATCGCGAGGACTGGGAGCGCGTTGAAGCGGGCACCGCACCCGCCATGGCCGACGATCACGAATACGCCACCTACGCCATCGACCTCGACGGCATTCTGCTACCCGACGTGCCGCTCGCGCGCTACGACGAGGATCTGGCCGCGGCGCTCGCCGAACGCGACGCACTGCTGCCGTTCGAAGTGCTGCCGGGCATCGATCTGCAACGGGTTCGCACGATCATCACCGGCCGGCCGGAACTGGATCGCGCGCGCACCGAAGCGTGGCTCGCGCGGCACGGCTTCGGTCATATGCAACTGGTGATGCGCACGCCCGGCACGCACGATGAAAGTCCCGCGGGCGCCGCCGCTCACAAGGCGGCTGCCGCATTGCGCGGTGGCGTCACGCACTTTGTCGAAAGCGATCCGGTGCAGGCGCTGCTGATCGCGCAACAAGCGCCACTGCTACGCGTGATCTGGTGGGACGCGCTCACACAAACCGGGATGCTGGTAGGCGCGCGCGCGTGGACTTGA